One Mangifera indica cultivar Alphonso chromosome 4, CATAS_Mindica_2.1, whole genome shotgun sequence genomic region harbors:
- the LOC123212778 gene encoding scopoletin glucosyltransferase-like produces METEIPKLHMFFFPFMAKGHIIPIVDIAKLFVARGVKITAITTQADAPFFSKANQRINNSATQIDIKIIKFPSKEVGLPEGCENVDAITNSARFNFDLVIKFFQAAALLQEPLEDLLEKYKPDCLVADMFFPWATDAAAKFGIPRLVFHGTGFFSLCTMSSMRLYEPHKKVSSDSEEFVVPNLPDEIKLSRKQIPDSMRDGESFVGKLFKAMGASELKSYGVVVNSFYELEPAYAEHFRKVLGRRAWHIGPVSLCNRSLEDLSSRGKQASLDEQECLKWLNSKEPNSVVYVCFGSVANFSSAQLMEIALGLEASGQSFIWVVRKDKKGEEEEEDWLPVGFEKKMEGRGLIIRGWAPQLLILDHEAVGGFVTHCGWNSTLEGVSAGVPMVAWPVSADQFYNEKLITQVLKIGVSVGIQQSTMLFGDYIKKEAVEKAVRALFTSDEAKEMRSRAKALGEMAKKAVEEGGSSYSDLSALVEGLMSLRHH; encoded by the coding sequence ATGGAGACTGAAATTCCTAAGCTTCATATGTTCTTTTTCCCATTCATGGCTAAAGGCCATATTATTCCAATTGTGGACATTGCCAAGCTGTTTGTAGCAAGAGGGGTCAAAATCACAGCCATCACCACGCAGGCCGATGCACCCTTCTTCTCAAAAGCAAACCAAAGAATCAACAATTCGGCTACCCAAATCGACATCAAGATCATCAAATTTCCTTCTAAGGAGGTCGGATTGCCAGAGGGTTGTGAAAATGTTGATGCTATCACTAATTCTGCTCGATTTAACTTTGATTTAGTCATCAAATTTTTCCAGGCTGCTGCCCTGCTCCAGGAACCCCTGGAGGATTTACTGGAAAAATATAAACCGGATTGCCTTGTGGCCGATATGTTCTTCCCTTGGGCTACCGACGCCGCTGCCAAATTTGGGATTCCCCGGTTAGTATTTCATGGAACtggtttcttttctttgtgTACAATGTCATCCATGCGGCTATATGAGCCACATAAGAAAGTTTCATCCGATTCTGAAGAATTTGTTGTGCCTAATCTTCCTGACGAAATCAAGTTGTCAAGAAAACAAATTCCAGATTCTATGAGAGATGGTGAATCTTTTGTGGGCAAGTTGTTCAAAGCGATGGGAGCATCAGAGTTGAAGAGCTATGGTGTTGTTGTCAACAGCTTTTACGAGCTTGAGCCGGCTTATGCTGAACATTTCAGGAAAGTTTTGGGAAGAAGGGCGTGGCATATAGGCCCAGTTTCGCTTTGTAATCGGAGTTTAGAAGATTTATCTTCAAGGGGAAAGCAAGCCTCCCTTGATGAACAGGAGTGTTTGAAATGGCTGAACTCAAAGGAACCAAATTCTGTCGTGTATGTGTGTTTTGGAAGTGTCGCAAACTTTTCTTCTGCTCAATTAATGGAGATTGCACTGGGGCTTGAAGCTTCAGGTCAAAGCTTCATTTGGGTTGTGAGGAAAGACAAgaaaggtgaagaagaagaagaagattggtTGCCTGTAGGATTTGAGAAGAAAATGGAAGGCAGAGGGCTTATAATAAGAGGATGGGCACCTCAACTGTTGATTCTTGATCATGAAGCAGTTGGCGGATTTGTGACCCATTGTGGGTGGAATTCAACTCTCGAAGGAGTGAGCGCCGGAGTTCCGATGGTGGCATGGCCGGTATCGGCGGACCAGTTTTACAATGAGAAGTTAATAACTCAGGTTCTTAAGATTGGTGTTAGCGTTGGTATTCAGCAGTCAACTATGCTATTTGGCGATTACATTAAGAAGGAAGCGGTGGAAAAGGCTGTGAGAGCCTTATTCACGAGTGATGAAGCAAAGGAAATGAGAAGCAGAGCCAAGGCACTTGGGGAGATGGCAAAGAAAGCTGTTGAAGAAGGAGGTTCATCTTACTCTGATTTGAGCGCTTTAGTTGAAGGATTGATGAGTTTACGCCACCATTAA
- the LOC123215001 gene encoding scopoletin glucosyltransferase-like, with amino-acid sequence MGSDIPQLRVFFFPFLAYGHMIPIVDMAKLFATRGVKSTVITTPANVPHILKTIERSKDLGIEIDIKTIKFPYLEAGLPEGCEIIDAASTGEKASLEKTMKFFKAMTLFREPLEVLLGECKPDCLVADMFFPWATDVAAKFGIPRLVFHGTSFFSLCASVCMMQYEPYKKVSSDSEQFLVPNLPGDIKLTKQHLPAFVTGDVETDFSRLLKQVKESEVKSFGVVVNSFYELEPDYADHYRQVLGRRAWHIGPLSLCNRNVEDKALRGKQASIDEHECLKWLNSKKPNSVVYICFGSMANFTSAQLMEIAMGLEASGQQFIWVVREEKKGEEEWLPEGFEKRIEGKGLIIRGWAPQVLILDHEAVGGFVTHCGWNSSLEGITSGVPMVTWPVAAEQFYNEKLLSQVLKIGVCVGVQKWSRLEAAGDLVKREAVEKVVKEVMMGNGKAEARRGRVKELGETARRAVEEGGSSFSDLNALIKELNRCHN; translated from the coding sequence ATGGGCAGTGACATTCCTCAGCTTCGCGTTTTCTTTTTCCCATTTCTTGCTTACGGCCACATGATACCAATTGTGGACATGGCCAAACTATTTGCAACACGAGGGGTGAAGAGTACCGTTATCACCACTCCGGCTAATGTGCCTCACATCTTGAAAACCATAGAGAGAAGCAAAGATTTGGGTATCGAAATCGATATCAAGACCATTAAATTTCCCTATCTTGAAGCTGGTTTGCCTGAGGGATGTGAAATTATTGACGCCGCTAGCACTGGTGAAAAAGCAAGCCTGGAAAAGACGATGAAGTTTTTCAAGGCCATGACTTTGTTCCGAGAGCCTCTTGAGGTTCTATTGGGGGAATGTAAACCGGACTGCCTGGTGGCGGATATGTTCTTTCCGTGGGCCACTGATGTTGCAGCCAAATTCGGGATTCCGCGGCTGGTGTTTCATGGGACTAGTTTCTTCTCTTTGTGTGCATCGGTGTGTATGATGCAGTATGAGCCATACAAGAAAGTTTCATCGGATTCGGAACAATTTCTGGTGCCTAATCTTCCCGGTGATATAAAGTTGACAAAACAGCACCTGCCGGCTTTTGTGACAGGAGATGTTGAGACTGACTTCAGCAGACTGTTGAAACAAGTGAAAGAATCGGAAGTAAAGAGCTTTGGTGTTGTTGTCAACAGCTTTTACGAACTTGAGCCAGATTATGCCGATCATTACAGGCAGGTTCTTGGTAGGAGGGCATGGCATATAGGCCCTCTTTCGCTATGTAATAGGAATGTGGAAGATAAGGCTTTAAGGGGAAAACAAGCCTCCATTGATGAACATGAGTGCTTGAAATGGCTAAATTCAAAGAAACCCAATTCAGTTGTTTACATATGTTTTGGAAGCATGGCTAACTTTACTTCCGCTCAGTTAATGGAGATTGCGATGGGGCTTGAAGCGTCGGGGCAGCAATTCATTTGGGTTGTGAGGGAAGAGAAAAAAGGTGAAGAAGAATGGTTGCCTGAAGGATTTGAGAAGAGAATTGAAGGCAAAGGACTAATTATAAGAGGATGGGCACCGCAAGTATTGATTCTTGATCATGAAGCTGTGGGCGGATTTGTAACACATTGCGGATGGAATTCCAGTCTTGAAGGAATAACTAGCGGAGTGCCGATGGTGACATGGCCGGTGGCGGCGGAGCAGTTTTACAATGAAAAGCTGTTGAGTCAAGTTCTCAAGATTGGTGTTTGCGTCGGCGTTCAGAAATGGTCCAGACTTGAGGCTGCAGGAGATTTAGTGAAAAGGGAAGCGGTAGAAAAGGTAGTGAAAGAGGTGATGATGGGCAATGGTAAGGCGGAGGCGAGGAGGGGAAGAGTCAAGGAACTTGGGGAGACGGCAAGGCGAGCTGTTGAAGAAGGGGGTTCATCTTTCTCTGATTTGAATGctttaattaaagaattgaaTCGGTGCCACAATTGA